In Anaerolineales bacterium, one DNA window encodes the following:
- a CDS encoding cupredoxin domain-containing protein — translation MLKKSIFLLILVFLSACQSGGPSTKLTVELSDFAITPNQLSVPAGAEIQIKVVNNGTVEHNFYIMQYGVDVGDMFDEEDIANAYWEVDAQPDESVELSFTAPDQPGTYQIVCGMPGHLQAGMVGTLEVVK, via the coding sequence ATGTTGAAGAAAAGTATTTTCCTTTTAATATTGGTTTTCCTGTCAGCCTGTCAGTCCGGCGGACCGTCCACCAAACTCACAGTGGAATTGAGCGATTTTGCAATTACCCCCAATCAGCTGTCCGTGCCAGCCGGTGCAGAAATCCAGATCAAGGTTGTCAACAACGGCACCGTGGAGCATAACTTTTATATCATGCAATATGGCGTGGATGTCGGTGATATGTTTGATGAAGAGGATATTGCCAATGCGTACTGGGAGGTGGATGCCCAACCAGACGAGAGCGTGGAACTAAGTTTCACAGCGCCCGACCAACCGGGTACCTACCAGATTGTCTGTGGGATGCCAGGGCATTTGCAGGCAGGCATGGTTGGAACGCTCGAAGTTGTCAAATAG